CGtacatgctgatggcatcaggatGACTGAGCATTTATAGCCAACCAATCAAAATCTTTTGTGAAAAGACTCAAGATGCCAGAATTACAAGAAACTACATGTTTAATAAGCCTGTTTAAGGTGTATGAAGAAACTTATTTTCTGGTATGTGTACTTTGTTGTGATCTGTCTTCAAATATATCCTTAAGTCAGTTGtgtaattaacaaaaataaaggcAACATAAGAAAAAGTGGATTAAGAATTTGGCTTTGAACATGGAAGCCAAGAGAGAGTCAAAATGCAGAGCCCGAGAAAACAGTCCCCACAGAAGTGCTCTCGCTTCAGACACCAGCGGCAGGCTCAGGGGTCCCTTGGCTCACCCTCACTTCAGAAGAGCAGGCTACAAACTCCAGGGTCCCAAACACCCTCAGACACAATAATTAGCTAGAATGCCTCAGACAACTAACAAATCCACTAGGGaacaaagggaagaagaaaacaaaccacaagTCACCTGGGCCTGGATCATTTTCTTCCGTTCTCCGAAAATACCTGGCAATGGGCAGGCTCTGTCCTTGTGTCTTCTGGATCTGCTctgaatttctgttttgaaacGTCTTCAGTCAAGCGTGTCCTCCGAAATGCTGATACTAAATCCTGTAACTTCCTCCTTCAACTGATGCTTTTGCTCCTGGGGAGGCAGGACCTGTGGGTTGAGGAGAAAATTCAAGCTGCACATACATTTCCTCTGGGCCCAGATGCTACCGCTGCTCCTGAAACTCACCTGAACCCAATGCCCACAGCATCACTAAGTGTCCCTTACCTTGGTGTCCCAGAAGATTTTATACCTCCGGCCAAAAAGCCTAAGACTCTGACCGCGGTGGGGGTGTTCCTTTACTCCGTGAAGCTGAAGTGGGGTGGCTGTCAAAGGACATGGGGTAACTGAGACCCATCCCAGCAGCCTCGGGAGCAGGAGAACCTCAGGCAGCTCAGTCACACAAAGGGACCATCTGGAAGGAGGGGAGCTGGGCGCTGTTTTCCTTTAAACCCTATGCGCTCAGGTACCTCTTTAAACGTTTGTGTATGCCCTGCAGGTACACACACTTCAGTTTGAAAACCAATGTACTGGGCAAACCAGAGGCGTTGTCTTCTGAGCAATGATGATAATATCTTAGGGAGTTTTAAAGACATCCTTTAAAAGTACACAATATTGTACACAATAAATTGGAAAATGGTAAAGGAAGCTGAGGTGCTCTCAGACCCCTGTATTTTCAAAGAAGGATGTAAAAGTACTAATTCACGTGAACATTTGCCAAGAAACGTTCCATGCTGTAAGTAACATCTAGAGTCATGATGAAAACTAACAGTTGTCTTTACATAATTTCCATCCTAAAGGAAAGCGGAAACGTAACAAGAAGAAATTCATCCAGGAAAGAGGGTATAGATCAGCGGttgagggcatgcttagcatgcaggagggtcctgggttcaacctccagtaactccattaaaaaacaaaaaataatttaaaaacaaaaaaagactgacattaaaaaaagattataattaCACTAACACACAATTAAAAATAGGCACaactaaataaaatatgattaggagagattaattttttcatataataaaaCTATGAAGAAGAGCCTCTGACAACTTGGTATTTACCTTTGGGTGCGAGGAGGTAATACAATCGGATAGAGGCTCACAGAACACCACTGAGGGGCTAGTAAGGTTCTGTTTCTCGACCCGGGTAAtgaccattttatatatataaattaattttatactgATTAACTTATAGATCTTTTcaattaacaaataaatggaagaattCAACAATACAAAAGCCTGTTCTTTAAAACAGACTAACAAGACATACACGTTTGtagtgaaagagacagagactTGCTGCCAATAAAGAACGTAAAGGATTAATGGGAGACATAACTTAGATAAAATAGACAATTTTTTAGTCTTGAAAGAGCACTATGAACgtttttatgttattaaatttaaaatcctGGATGAACTCATAATTTTATGATCCTATCCTTCTGGAAACATGTTTACTTAAGGCAATGTAGCAGGTTAATTTTCGAGTAGACAACAGGACCCAGATGTCCACTACCACCCTACTTACTTTCCTACTTTGTATTGAAGAGTAGAAGCAATGTATTGAAATAAGAATGAATTATAAACAATAGAAACTGAACAGAAAAGGTTATACTCAGATAATATCATCATCGACGTGGAAAAAGAGACTCAAGgaattacttattaaaaaaacaaaatgttccCCCAGAAAACCCCCAAGCAAAATTTCACATATATGGCTGGCTAGACCAGAACCATATACCTAAGCTCATTTCATACTAATGCGATCCCTAGCAATGGGAACTGGAACCGCCATGATTAACTGAGACCAACCAATATTGGGATATGGGTCGCCCTGCCAGAAGGATGGATACTAAACAAAATGGAGATTGTTAGCAAAGAAGTGTGAATGCACGTCAGGCAAACAAGCAACAGTGTCCGTTGCTATATAGTAAGTGGTGAAGGCAAGCGTTGGCAAACGTTTTCTGCAAAGCGACAGATATTATACATTTCTACTTGGAGGGTTAAGATGTGTCACAAGGACTCAATCCTGCCTTTGCAggatgaaagcagccatagacgaCGTATAACAGATGGGCATGGCTGGAGTAGTCCCTCGGTCTGCAGTTACTCAACTCCTGAATAAAAGGCTAAAAAAATAGAAGGTGTCACACTACTCCCCTGGGCTGTAACGCCTTCCTTCCCAGCGGCCGAGGCTGGAACCTGGACCCAACCACCAGCCAGGGGTCCTGGGTGTCCAAAGCTTCAGCCCTCACAAGCCTTTCTGTACCACAGACGCTGAGTACAACACTTCCTTATTGACCCAAAGAGGCCTGGACCAGACATCCCATATGGTAACTGTCCATTCCATCCCTAACATCACTGAGCCCCATATTAATTCCTGAACCTGAACCTATGATGACCGAAAATACCACCTACAAGCTTTACAAAGTGATGCGCAAAGACCCTGCCAGTCGAGACACGCCCGATGATCTCTACAAATTCTTAATCGTTTTAACGACTCGCCCTTCCAAGGTACCCCAACCACAGAGAGACGAGTCACAGACTCTCCCCTGGTTCCCTTCAAAAGCCTCCACCTGGGCGCTCCGGCACCAGACCCCCGATAATTCCCCAGGTCCACAGGGCACCAATTTCACCTTGTGGACGTCACGTCACCCTGTGAGACAAACCTCCCCGGGgacaaaacacacaaaacttcAAGGAACAAACGCACACACTGACCTGACGTTCTCCAGCCTGTAAGGAACACTTTCGCGAACTGTTTCTACTTCTGGATCCGTCGCCTGGATTTTTCGTCTACCTACGGCGGCCGACGAGGGCCTTAAGCATTTGAAGAAACGCGGAGACCCCATTTCCTGCGTTTCTTTGAGCGGCAATATGTCCGCACCCAGGTCGCCGCGGCCTGGGGGCGGCCATGTTGGAACACCTGACGTACAGAAAGCAAAGAGGGCGGTCTGGGCGCCGGGAGCCAGCGATGGCCGGGCAGGTGAGAAGCCCCTGAAGTTATCTCATTCCCTGGCACTTCGACTGTTGAGAAAACTAGCAGATTCTCAGAGACTCGAGATTTGCGAGGCAAATATGGAGCTACCTAAACCGCTTTCGGCGGACTGGGCAGAAAAGTAATATTGCGCGGCCTTCATattactctattttttttaaaagggtggGAGGGGGCGGGTTTGGAAAGCGACGGAGTCCAGGTGTCCGTATAGCAGCAGAGAATGAACTcctgaaaagaaaaggcaataaATACAACCGGTAAAGGGACATCCCAGAAAGCTTCGGAGGAAATTTTCTTGCAGGAAGCGGCTTTTACAGAGAGAATAAGATTTCAAGACACTGGCACCCTATGAGGCGACCGTCCATCACGTTCAAGAGGAAAAGAGCGGCTGGGAGGAGGCCGAGTTCTGATTCGGATTGGAGCCTCGGGAAAAGGCCACTAAAAATGAGGACAGTCAAGGTCTGGAGCCAATGAGAAATGCACACCTAGAATTGAgtccaaaaatatttaaattccatGGGGTTAATTTTTTCAACAAACGATGCTGGGATAACGGTATATCTATTTGCAGAAAATAGAGACCTTTAACCATGCACAAAGATTAACTCAACATACATcacagacctaaacataagaggtAAAAGTATCAAACTTAGAGAAGCAAACGGGAGGCAACCTCCACGAATGTAAGTTAGCCAGAGAGTTCTAAGATAAGACAGTAAAGGATgagccataaaaggaaaaataatacattggacttaattaatattaaaaacttttgtagTTCTAAGCACAACTTTAAGAAAGTAATGTGTAGAAccagagactgggagaaaatatttacgcATTtgacatctgataaaggacttgggATTCAGAACATACAAAGAATTCTCAAAATTCAATAATAACAAAACAACCATCCAGTTACTTTTGGGAGTTACGAAAATTTCTAAATACTGGACCGTGGTGAAGGTGGCACAACTCTATAAACTTGCTAAATGTCATTGAGTTGCACACTTACAACTGGTAAATGTTACATGTAAATTATAACCATGAAGCTGTTAAAATGAATTGTTTTTCTGTACTACAAAATTTATAGGGTATGAATTTTTAGAAGACATCAAGGATAATTGCAAAATTACAAACCACACCTAGGATTAAAAGTAAACGGAGATGTCTAGGACATACAAGAAAAATGGTACAACAAACTTGGAGTGAGAATGTAAGAATTTGGATGAGAGCATCATAATATAAACTGAACAGAATTGACTATTTTATGTTTTTCGAGTATACCTACTCTAACGCATACTATTTATGTGACTCAAGTTACCATCCGACCAGTTCACCCATGAGATTATTACAGccacttatttttaattataatagaTATACAAAAACATTGTATAATATGGAAATATGtttataatgagaaatttagtGATAAAATTAGATTACActtttttttacacttttattgagatatacttgGCATAGATTAAACCTATTTTAAATAAACgttttatttgggggaaattttagATTTACACAAAAGTCACAAGGTACTACAGAGAGTGTACTTATACCTTCATTCAACGTGCTTTCATGTGCATATTTTATGGTACATTTGTCAAACTGAGAAATCAACATTGGTGTAACACTCAACTAAATCACAGATTCTATTTgaatttcacaggtttttccacTACTGTCCTTTTCTATCCCGGGATTCAACCCAGGGTACAATACTGCATTTAGACATCATGTTTCCTTGAATTTCTCTGTTCCGTGACCAttcttcagtcttttctttttcatgtactCAATTATTTGGAGGCGTCCTCATCAGGTATTTTGTATACTGTCCATCTTTTAGGTTGGTCTAAGTTTTCCTCATTAAACAGAGGTCATGCATTTTGGAAAAAGACACCTCAGAATTGAAGTCCCTTTCTAATAACATCATATCTAGGGgtacagaatatgaaaatgacaaTGCTGATCTCCTGGTAGAGGGAATTTTTGCTAGGTTTCTCCACTGAAAATAGCAAAATGGTTTCTGACGAGAAAGAACCATCACATCAACAGATTTCAAGGCTTATAAACGCTTAGTAGTAATGGTGGAAGGCTAAACacacaaatcaatggaacagaacagaaatccCAGAAAAGACCCACATAAATCAATATACTCAACTGTTTAACAGAGGTACAAAGGTTACTGGAGAAAGATAGActtttcagcaaatgatgttggaacACTTAAGAGatcagaggcaaaaaaaaaaaaaaaaggattttttttaagaaaaaaaaaaaagaatctcaacACATTCAtaagtcatatatctgataaaggactggcCTTTCACCCAGAACATAGAAAGAATTCTTAAaagtcaacaataagaaaaccccattttaaaaattggtaaagaCGTTGAACAGACAAAATCAAAGATAACAGACGGCAAACAAGCATTTGAAGAGATGGTCTACATCATTTATTagagaactgcaaattaaaacagcgGTGTAATACGAGTACCCATCTATTAGACTTGCTGAAatccaaaaaaactgaaaatatgagAAACTGGTGATAAAGTGGAGTAACAGGAACTTTTATTTGCCAGAGAcaatgcaaaaacaaacaaacaaaccagccaTGTTAGAAGACAGGCAGATTCTTGAATATATGTTTATACAGATAATCCCAATTTTTAGAAAAGTAgcctgaaaaatgtttttaatgaaatgGTTCTCACTGAGGAGCAGAACTTAGGAAAATGGTTGTTTTCACTTGTGTCAAAGAAACCTGAAAGGAAATATCCAAGAATAAACGTCACGGATGTTTAAGATGAACAAAAAATCCTACCTTTATTTGTATACACACCACTTCACCACAGTGAGTTACTCTGCCTTTTGTGAGGGTCACGAGAAGAGTGAGTGTAGGAGAAAGAATTTTAATCAGAAACTTGAGAAAGGACTGAGATGTGAAAGCCTTAATAGAAATGTTTCCAGCATCCAAAGTTGACCCTCAAAACACCCACTAGCCTGGGGCTGAGTCTCAAAACTTCCAGACTCCTGTGCTCTCAAACACAGACAAACCCTGCACTCTGCCAACACTAACCTCACATTCAACCTGAAATTTACCACACAAGCTCTTGCCCACTGCTAATTCCTCCCCCAGTCCCAGTCTTCTCCATGTCATGAGCCTGATAAATGTCACTAATCTTGGTGAGAAGCAGTGCTGGTTGGCTTCACCTCTTCCGTCCAGTTTTTAAGTACCCAGTCTTACACAGTTAACATACAGACCccggaggggagggtatagctcagtggtagagcacatgcaaggtcctgggttcaatccccagtacctccataaaaataaatataaacctaattacctccccccaaaacaaaaacaggaaccACACAAACACGTAAATCCTAAGCTCTGACCATCGAACCTTCTTCAGTTGTTCATCTCTTCACACTCAAGCTTCAACCAAAGGCTCCACACTTAACGCCCAGATTCCCCAGTGACTGAACCCAAAGAAAATCCCAAATACGGACATTCACACACATTCCCACTTCACCGATCCCACAGGCCCCTCACTGGGAAATCCTCACCCAGAATCAGGCTCACCTGATCTTAAGCCTCTGAAGACTCTTCTGGCAGCTGCCAAACGTTGAACCCCTTCGGAAACCACTTCCGACCCCAGCGCCCTCTCCCCGCAGTACCTCCTTGGCGTCTGGCCAGGGCTCTGGGTCAGTTTCCAAGTCTGcgttctggcctcctaagggttcCATGAGGTCACGTGACACCGTGACCTCATAGAGGTTCTGGCCTTTCCAATTGGAGTGGCCCTGACAAACAGGCTCTTACAACTCTGCTCGATGGGAAGAAATGGAAGTATCTTCCAGGCACCCCAATACCTTCCTCTCTTTGCAGATGGTCACAGGCACAGAGCAAACTTCTTCTCAGAGGCGGGTACCCATCCAGGGCCAACGTGGTGTGGGACGCATTCTAGTCATCAGTTTGGGAAAAACCGGCACGTTGATGGTGCCCTTGGGCCATTAGGCCGGAACACCTCAGGTATGGCCAAGTTTGCATGCAGTCTGATATTCTTGCGGCTGAGAGGACCCCCCAGAGAGCTTCTGGCTGGATCTTGGGTTGAATTTACTCAAGGTCTGTATTGGAAAATATCTACAGTTCAGTCTTGCTCCCGTGTCTCTCCTTGACTTTCACACTACTGCCACACACACCCTTTTGATGcttctggtcaccaaatgtgtgggTTTTCCCACATCAAACAATTCATGGTATCAGCTgggtcctacaatttaactcaaatCTACAGGGAGACGGTGAGGGGCCTGCAGGTATAGCTCattggtggagcacatgcttagcatgcacgaggtcctgggttcagcccccagtccctccatcaaataaacaaacaaacaaacaaacaaacaaacctaattacctttcctccgccccccaaaaaacccaaataaaaacaaaaatatattttaaaaaaatctacctgGAGACAGTGTCATATCCCACAGCTTAAGGGTTTAGTCCCACAAACTGCTCCCACCCCACTTCAGATTCCAATCACAAATGGCAGGTCCCAGAGTTGCCTACCGTTTGTCTGACTTGGCTCCAAATTGGAGGTTCCCATGAGCCCCTCactgggttcaattaatttgccaGAGGGGCTCACAGAATGCAGGAAAACACTGACTtttgtttaccagtttattaaaggatatgacAAAGGACAGAGATGAACGGTCAGGTGCAGAGACACCTAGAGGTGTGGGAGTGTCCCCAGcccaggagcttctgtccccgtATTGCTCTCCCCGCGCTTGAATGTGTTCACCTAGCTGGAAGCGCTCCAAAGCCCCTTCGACTGGGATTTTAGATATGCTTGCCCGTTCACACAAGCATGATTAATTAGTATCTCCACTTCTAGCCCCTCGTCCCTGTatggaggatggggagagggactgaaaattccaaccttctaatcatggcttggtctttcggGTGACCAGCCCCGATCCAGAAGCCCACCCAGAGTCCCCTCACTAGAATAAGAGATGCTCCTAGTGCTCTTATGACTTAGGAATTTACaagtttcaggagctctgtgccaggaaccaggagcAGAGACTAATATATACACTTTCTATTATTTCACAAGGTCAAATAGTCAATCTCAAAAGGGTACATGTCGAACGATTCTACTTTTCTAATattctataaatgacaaaattgTAGACACAAAGAGCTCTGTGATGCCAAGGGCTAGGGTCAGGTTACGGTGTGACCATGAAAGGGCAGCATGAGGGAGTTTGTGTTGACAAGAGTATCCCGAATTTTTACTGTCGTGTTGGTTACAGGAACTCACGTAAGTGCCGGTTAACAGCACTGCAACAATTTCACTTTCCTCTATTTGATGAGCTGTGGTTGTGCAAGGTTTTACCTTTGGGAGTAGTGGGCTGAAGGGCATTTAGGAAATCTCTGGAATATTTCAGTTTTTGTGATTCCACACttacttcaaaattaaaagttataaaCACATCACATTTCTATTAATTCTATAAACCACCTGATGTGACTTATAAATTTAGTTAAATGCATCCAAATATGATGAGTTATACTCACGAAATGAATATATTGTTTCATTCTGAAGTACtttaaatattctgaaataaacttgaaaccaaaaaaattacgaaagttaataaaataatgcaacaGGCTTTGAACACCCCTACgttgtatatattaaaatttaatccATGAGGAGTATGTCTGCCACTATTTAAAATTTGTAAGATCAATGACAAGGCAGCTAGAAATATGGTGGAAGGGGTCCTGTCCCCAGTTGCTTGTGAGGTGGATTACCTCGAGTTGAGACTTGTGACAGAATGCTCTCATTCATCATTTCCCCAAGGCCTCTTTCCTTCACTGAGTTGTCTGATATTTTGTTAAAGTCCACCATATTGAATGTGTTTGTAAGTTACTTTTGTTTGGATTTCCTGGCAACGAATGAGGCAAAATATATTACTGCAAACCCTGCCAGAGTTATCACCCAAGGAAGGTATTTTGCTACAGTTAACTGACGCCTGTTGAGGTCTCACTTCCGGGCAAAGGCATTCCCACGATTATATTTCTGCCAATTAGaaatactcattcattcatgatCTATGATGATCACGTACAAAAGGGTCTATTCCCACCGAAGGCTTTCCTAAGTCTTTCACATTCACAGGCTTTAGCTTAGAATACACTTTTTAGACATAAGAATGTCCTAAAAATACTTTCAAGGCCGACTGTATCTGAGTCATATTGTAAATTCTCTCATCAACATAAAATACGAGGTAATTGATCACTAAAGATAAATACCACATTGCTCTTCTCCACTGAATACTATTATCTTGAGGGTCTACAACTGGCCACAGGCTTCCTGACTACCTGTGAGTCCTCTTATGTTTAACAAGGACTGACAGGTGGGCAAAAGCTTTCCCACATTCGCTGCATCCGTAGGGCCTCTCTCCTGTGTGTTTCCTATGATGAACGTTGAGCCCCGACTTTGTagtgaaggctttcccacacgcACTGCACTCATAtggcttctctcctgtgtgaatCCTCTGATGGGTAATGAGGTCATTTTTGCGCAAAGAGAATTTCCCACATTCAGTGCATGCGAAGGAAGTCCTTCCCGTGTGGAACCTCTGATGCTGTATGAGGCATGTCTTCTTCCTAAAGGCTTTACTGCATGCGTCGCACTTGTATGGCTCCTCTCCAGTGTGAGTTTGCTGATGGATACCTAGGGTGCTCTTCATGGTGAAGCCCTTCCCACattcgttacatatatatggtttctCTCCTGTATGAGTTCGCAGATGTGCAATCAGCATGCTTTTCCCAGTTAAGCCTTTGCCACATTCATTGCACACGTAGGGTCTCTCTCCAGTGTGAGTGCGCCGATGTACGTTGAGATGGCTCTTCTCCGTGAAGCCTTTCCCACACTCACTGCATATgtagggtttctctcctgtgtgagttCGCTGGTGTCCGATCAGCCGGATCTTTGCCGGGAAGCCTTTTCCACATTCGCTGCACACGTAGGGTTTCTCGCCCGTGTGGGTTCGCTGGTGCACAATCAGGCGGCTCTTCACGGTGAAGCCTTTCCCACAGTCACCGCACGCGTAGGGCTTCTCGGCCGTGTGCGTCCGCTGATGTACGATGAGGTCGCTCTTCATGGTGAAGCCTTTTCCGCATTCACTACACACATACGGCTTCTCTCCTGTGTGGGTCCGCTGGTGCCTGATGAGAGGGCTCTTCAAGGGGAAGCCTTTTCCACACTCGCTGCATGTATAGGGTTTCTCTCCACTGTGAGTTCGCTGATGGATGACAAGACAGTGCTTCATGGAAAAgcctttcccacattcactgcacgtATACAGCTTCTCTTCTCTGTGGGTGTGCTGATGGGTGAGAAGACTGTTCTTCAAGGTGAAActtttcccacattcactgcatttaAAGGGTTTCTCACCTGTGTGCGTTCGATGATGTGCCGTAAGACGCCGCTTCTCAATGAAGCCCTTTCCACACTCGCTGCATATGTAAGGCTTCTCTCCCGTGTGCGTTTTCAGATGTGTGGTGAGACTGAACTTTGTGGAGAAGGCTTTCCCGCACAGATTGCACCCGTGgggcttctctcctgtgtgagttCGCTGGTGATAAATGAGCCGGCACTTCTTgatgaaggctttcccacagtcACTACAGGTGTAAGGTTTCTCTCCCACATGAGTTTTCTGATGTACGCTGAACTGTGATTTCGTGAAGAAGGTCTTCTCACACTCAGTGCACTCATAATGCTTCGGTCCTGCATGCGTTCTCTGCTGTTCAGGGAGCCTGGACTCCCTGGAGAAGGCTATCCCACACAGGCTGCATCCGTGAGGTTTCTCTCCAGGATGTAGTCTCTGATGATCAAAGAGCTGAGACGTCTTGAGTGAGGCCCGCCCACATTCACTGCACATGTGAGCCTTCTCTGTGTTGTGAATTCTCTGTTGCTTAGTGGCCTGGGATGTATTGTCAGTGGGTTTGGCACTTATGGAAAATTTAGTTTCAGGACAAGACTGTTCATGGTTAGCATGGAGAAGGGATTTCCTGTCTCTATTAAACTCAGCAGAGTTCTTTAATTGACAGCTTCTGTTCTGGttttcaaaatttgaatttgattttaaaagtgtTTCCCTTAGGTCAAACACATCATGATTTTGCTTTAGCAGTAAATGACTTTTGCTCTGATCAACAACATCTGCAGGCGTCTTAAGTTCACAGCCGAGTTCCCCACTCTTTTGAGTGCTTTGATTTTGCAAGTGAGGCTGTGGAGAGTCATCCACGTTCCTGATTTCTGGGAAAGAAGAGAACAATGAATCATTCCATGATCTCTCATAATCTCAGTATGGGGGGAGAAAAACTGTTTCCAAAAATGCCTTCATGTGAAGTTCTATTTAGTGACAATCCTATGCGTGCTGTAAGAAGAAAACTTGGTCTTCCTCCATGGTTCTGGGCACAGCGCCCCTAAAACCCTTATAATTTCCTAAGTGAGAGCAGTATCTGGTTAGTCACAAAAAGTCCTTTCAGTCACACCTGAGCTTATGCTAATGGGGTGACTC
This Camelus bactrianus isolate YW-2024 breed Bactrian camel chromosome 9, ASM4877302v1, whole genome shotgun sequence DNA region includes the following protein-coding sequences:
- the LOC105080441 gene encoding uncharacterized protein LOC105080441 isoform X2, which encodes MIQAQESLTYDDVAMKFTWEEWQLLAPDQKALYRDVMLENYSHLVSVGYQASKPDTLSRLERGEELWTIEAEIHGRVHAEIRNVDDSPQPHLQNQSTQKSGELGCELKTPADVVDQSKSHLLLKQNHDVFDLRETLLKSNSNFENQNRSCQLKNSAEFNRDRKSLLHANHEQSCPETKFSISAKPTDNTSQATKQQRIHNTEKAHMCSECGRASLKTSQLFDHQRLHPGEKPHGCSLCGIAFSRESRLPEQQRTHAGPKHYECTECEKTFFTKSQFSVHQKTHVGEKPYTCSDCGKAFIKKCRLIYHQRTHTGEKPHGCNLCGKAFSTKFSLTTHLKTHTGEKPYICSECGKGFIEKRRLTAHHRTHTGEKPFKCSECGKSFTLKNSLLTHQHTHREEKLYTCSECGKGFSMKHCLVIHQRTHSGEKPYTCSECGKGFPLKSPLIRHQRTHTGEKPYVCSECGKGFTMKSDLIVHQRTHTAEKPYACGDCGKGFTVKSRLIVHQRTHTGEKPYVCSECGKGFPAKIRLIGHQRTHTGEKPYICSECGKGFTEKSHLNVHRRTHTGERPYVCNECGKGLTGKSMLIAHLRTHTGEKPYICNECGKGFTMKSTLGIHQQTHTGEEPYKCDACSKAFRKKTCLIQHQRFHTGRTSFACTECGKFSLRKNDLITHQRIHTGEKPYECSACGKAFTTKSGLNVHHRKHTGERPYGCSECGKAFAHLSVLVKHKRTHR
- the LOC105080441 gene encoding uncharacterized protein LOC105080441 isoform X1; translation: MIQAQESLTYDDVAMKFTWEEWQLLAPDQKALYRDVMLENYSHLVSVGYQASKPDTLSRLERGEELWTIEAEIHGRVHAGRWVRSRALVSREGIRAVTVSEETRTTPPRTSLPRSLQGIEYSSLGFIGGPCCIIELESLAPFSPREIRNVDDSPQPHLQNQSTQKSGELGCELKTPADVVDQSKSHLLLKQNHDVFDLRETLLKSNSNFENQNRSCQLKNSAEFNRDRKSLLHANHEQSCPETKFSISAKPTDNTSQATKQQRIHNTEKAHMCSECGRASLKTSQLFDHQRLHPGEKPHGCSLCGIAFSRESRLPEQQRTHAGPKHYECTECEKTFFTKSQFSVHQKTHVGEKPYTCSDCGKAFIKKCRLIYHQRTHTGEKPHGCNLCGKAFSTKFSLTTHLKTHTGEKPYICSECGKGFIEKRRLTAHHRTHTGEKPFKCSECGKSFTLKNSLLTHQHTHREEKLYTCSECGKGFSMKHCLVIHQRTHSGEKPYTCSECGKGFPLKSPLIRHQRTHTGEKPYVCSECGKGFTMKSDLIVHQRTHTAEKPYACGDCGKGFTVKSRLIVHQRTHTGEKPYVCSECGKGFPAKIRLIGHQRTHTGEKPYICSECGKGFTEKSHLNVHRRTHTGERPYVCNECGKGLTGKSMLIAHLRTHTGEKPYICNECGKGFTMKSTLGIHQQTHTGEEPYKCDACSKAFRKKTCLIQHQRFHTGRTSFACTECGKFSLRKNDLITHQRIHTGEKPYECSACGKAFTTKSGLNVHHRKHTGERPYGCSECGKAFAHLSVLVKHKRTHR